From a region of the Helianthus annuus cultivar XRQ/B chromosome 5, HanXRQr2.0-SUNRISE, whole genome shotgun sequence genome:
- the LOC110942621 gene encoding uncharacterized protein LOC110942621: protein MKEHGFYMLNKVVENMLGKSIEQSFEEIAVEELRAKHQVEINAQMKDKGKGVESSVAVTESSIVPSLVIENPVPISSVSAIFEEHVSLEDLAEDDDDDEKVFSASSHGSDDDNDDDDNQGGMGIKVTEQSSERNVDDYLNDSVNEETWEAKGKGEHGNDQNVEHVEKLILRLDTNMEEGEHRHTYTLDEIKEMTRIPEYEYKYVEDADIYDRVEVVDCTDDESVNEDTSQYPTLMEFFTEENRDELRRKVAEILKDKNFDGAPKDMQKEEQQKWFKDSHERNFKRPLKREFGVQYFECLYDVMSLPWWDVEELSKVRTLGYPVRKNDVTMWGYIKFESLKNFRHWKPHYPKRVQRVDPVTGVEETILNVKKPKTMKNIPVPKMEQDFYKGFLGWSEDREQAVQFQQVVSICFQKGINSENKWNSKWWSLEEKERKKAERERKKLEANRGKWMKQQAEEDKRKKKENDRLRNLLRKKPKQHDETFKSL from the exons ATGAAAGAACATGGGTTTTACATGTTAAACAAAGTAGTTGAGAATATGCTCGGAAAGTCAATAGAACAAAGCTTCGAGGAGATTGCAGTTGAAGAACTTAGGGCTAAACACCAAGTTGAGATTAACGCACAAATGAAAGATAAGGGAAAAGGTGTTGAAAGCAGTGTGGCAGTGACTGAAAGTTCAATTGTTCCATCTCTAGTTATTGAGAATCCAGTTCCTATATCTTCCGTATCAGCAATCTTTGAAGAACATGTATCACTGGAAGATCTTGCTG aggatgatgacgatgatgaaaaAGTTTTCTCTGCTAGCAGTCATGGTTCCGATGATGATAATGACGATGATGACAATCAAGGTGGTATGGGAATCAAAGTGACTGAACAGTCAAGTGAAAGAAATGTTGATGATTATTTGAATGATAGTGTGAACGAAGAAACATGGGAAGCTAAAGGAAAGGGGGAGCATGGTAATGATCAAaatgttgaacatgttgaaaagttAATTTTGAGATTAGACACTAATATGGAGGAAGGTGAACACAGACATACGTATACATTGGATGAGATTAAAGAAATGACACGTATA CCCGAGTATGAGTACAAGTATGTAGAGGATGCTGATATATATGACAGGGTTGAGGTTGTAGATTGCACTGATGACGAGAGTGTAAATGAAGATACTTCTCAGTACCCTACACTGATGGAGTTCTTTACTGAAGAGAATCGAGATGAGTTAAGAAGGAAAGTCGCTGAGATCTTGAAAGACAAGAATTTTGATGGTGCTCCTAAAGACATGCAGAAGGAAGAACAACAGAAGTGGTTTAAAGACAGTcatgaaagaaattttaaaaggccgttgaA AAGGGAGTTTGGAGTACAGTACTTTGAATGTCTATATGATGTgatgtcattaccatggtgggatgttgAAGAGCTATCGAAAGTGAGAACTTTAGGGTATCCTGTTCGAAAGAATGATGTTACAATGTGGGGATACATAAAGTTTGAATCTTTAAAGAATTTCCGACACTGGAAGCCGCATTACCCGAAGAGAGTGCAAAGGGTAGATCCGGTGACAGGGGTTGAAGAAACTATTCTTAATGTTAAAAAGCCAAAGACGATGAAGAATATACCAGTGCCAAAGATGGAGCAGGATTTCTATAAAGGCTTCTTGGGCTGG TCTGAAGACCGTGAGCAGGCGGTGCAGTTTCAACAAGTTGTATCTATTTGTTTTCAGAAAGGCattaattctgaaaataaatgGAATTCTAAATGGTGGTCGCTTGAAGAGAAGGAAAGAAAGAAAGCTGAACGTGAACGCAAGAAACTGGAAGCAAACAGAGGAAAATGGATGAAGCAACAGGCCGAAGAGgataagagaaagaagaaagagaatgacAGGCTTAGGAACTTACTGAGGAAAAAGCCTAAGCAGCATGATGAAACTTTCAAGTCACTCTGA
- the LOC110942622 gene encoding transcriptional regulator ATRX homolog — protein sequence MSLSHCKGGYDTMRDYQMNMVTALVLNKKYNFSHIVFHYMAEKITTKSRTLTYPRFVQMLIDHAYPDIERDVKNDLLVLSHMSNDSLKQLARYHPNHPEPKIVAEFFGFIKDVNYVDPDLVNHQNWRNEEEMKEAAYADELKALEEFKTTRNDWFVKEPRKRGKKVTPKSQEGEGSSSQPKKKQKKVAKTLLIDEPEVEEPVVNVEEDPYADIDQVMLNVDDLVSEQAANVEAEKEKVIDDVEGDDVNKSTKSSSSSSDEEIDETKSLRRIQEATEKEKQLRKRKRQEKDDASYDPSPEHVSESQSPSSGKKKTGARKKIVSPKIRKVTPKITKPKIVLKKKPFKEQNIGDFGFANDEQVKKLEKKMDDVLNENKIVAVESKKVADREKILEMRVKKLESKNKSLQKKINTDQSEIHFLKVRVAELEEEKARRDE from the exons ATGTCTCTCAGTCATTGCAAAGGAGGATATGATACCATGCGTGATTACCAGATGAATATGGTCACTGCATTGGTTCTGAacaagaaatacaacttctcaCATATTGTTTTTCATTACATGGCCGAGAAAATTACGACAAAGAGTCGGACTTTGACTTATCCAAGATTCGTGCAGATGTTGATTGATCATGCATATCCTGATATTGAACGTGATGTAAAAAATGATCTATTAGTTCTTTCACACATGAGTAATGATTCACTGAAGCAACTTGCAAGATATCATCCGAACCATCCTGAACCAAAAATAGTAGCAGAGTTTTTCGGATTTATTAAAGATGTGAATTATGTTGATCCTGATCTAGTTAATCACCAAAACtggagaaatgaagaagagaTGAAGGAAGCAGCTTATGCTGATGAGCTAAAGGCTCTTGAAGAGTTCAAAACCACACGTAATGACTGGTTTGTCAAAGAACCGAGAAAGAGAGGCAAAAAGGTTACCCCTAAATCACAGGAAGGTGAGGGGTCATCCTCACAGCCaaagaaaaagcaaaagaaagTGGCAAAGACATTGTTGATTGATGAGCCTGAGGTTGAGGAACCGGTTGTAAATGTGGAAGAAGATCCGTATGCTGATATTGATCAAGTGATGTTAAATGTTGATGATTTAGTGTCTGAGCAAGCAGCTAATGTagaagctgaaaaagagaaagtTATTGATGATGTCGAAGGTGATGATGTTAATAAAAGTACTAAAAGCTCTTCGAGTTCTTctgatgaagaaatagatgagaCTAAAAGTCTAAGAAGAATTCAAGAAGCTACAGAGAAAGAGAAACAATTAAGGAAGAGGAAGAGACAGGAGAAAGATGATGCTTCATACGATCCATCTCCTGAGCACGTTTCTGAATCTCAATCACCTTCCAGTGGTAAAAAGAAAACAGGAGCAAGAAAGAAGATTGTGTCTCCGAAAATAAGAAAAGTGACTCCAAAGATCACCAAGCCCAAGATTGTTCTGaagaagaaaccattcaaagaacAAA ATATTGGAGATTTTGGTTTTGCAAATGATGAACAAGTAAAGAAGTTAGAAAAGAAGATGGATGATGTGTTGAATGAAAACAAAATAGTTGCAGTTGAAAGCAAGAAAGTGGCTGATCGTGAGAAGATTCTCGAGATGCGCGTAAAGAAGTTAGAATCTAAAAATAAGTCCTTACAGAAGAAGATTAATACAGATCAGTCAGAGATTCATTTCTTGAAAGTAAGAGTTGCAGAATTAGAAGAAGAAAAGGCTCGCAGAGATGAGTAG